One part of the Ziziphus jujuba cultivar Dongzao chromosome 2, ASM3175591v1 genome encodes these proteins:
- the LOC107418430 gene encoding phosphatidylinositol transfer protein CSR1 isoform X3, whose product MAVRLCNPLRLPSLPSISTCKSSRSRVFSVRSCILEYNESRKKWRQEFGVSELTEDSVKTIAETGKAYVHDFLDVNERPVLVVVASKHFPDVHDRTENEKLCVFLIEKALSKLPHGREEILGIIDLRGFGTENADLNYLTFLFDVFYYYYPKRLGQVLFVDAPFVFKPIWQLVKPLLKSYVSLVRFCSVETVRKEYFEGETVPANFRD is encoded by the exons ATGGCGGTCCGCTTGTGCAATCCCCTTCGCCTTCCTTCTCTACCTTCAATTTCTACCTGCAAATCCAGTAGAAGCCGCGTGTTTTCTGTCCGGAGTTGCATTTTGGAATATAATGAATCTCGTAAG AAATGGCGTCAAGAATTTGGAGTTTCTGAACTGACTGAAGATTCAGTGAAAACCATAGCTGAAACTGGAAAAGCCTATGTACATGACTTTCTCGATGTCAATGAGAGACCGGTACTCGTTGTAGTGGCATCCAAACATTTTCCTGAT GTGCATGATAGAACTGAAAATGAGAAGCTTTGTGTGTTTCTAATTGAAAAGGCATTGAGTAAGCTTCCACATGGGAGAGAAGAAATTCTTGGCATAATTGATCTTCGAGGCTTTGGTACCGAGAATGCAGATTTAAACTACTTAACATTCTTG TTTGATGTGTTCTACTATTATTATCCAAAGCGGTTGGGCCAGGTCCTTTTTGTGGATGCTCCATTTGTGTTCAAGCCAATCTGGCAGCTTGTCAAGCCCTTGTTAAAATCATATGTTTCTCTG gtgaGGTTTTGCTCTGTGGAGACAGTGCGTAAGGAATATTTTGAAGGAGAGACGGTACCAGCCAACTTTAGAGACTGA
- the LOC107418430 gene encoding phosphatidylinositol transfer protein CSR1 isoform X2 yields MAVRLCNPLRLPSLPSISTCKSSRSRVFSVRSCILEYNESRKLVLEVKEKLKKDHHYLPEGKNGRDDEDMILWFLRDRKFSVEDAIAKLIKAIKWRQEFGVSELTEDSVKTIAETGKAYVHDFLDVNERPVLVVVASKHFPDVHDRTENEKLCVFLIEKALSKLPHGREEILGIIDLRGFGTENADLNYLTFLRLGQVLFVDAPFVFKPIWQLVKPLLKSYVSLVRFCSVETVRKEYFEGETVPANFRD; encoded by the exons ATGGCGGTCCGCTTGTGCAATCCCCTTCGCCTTCCTTCTCTACCTTCAATTTCTACCTGCAAATCCAGTAGAAGCCGCGTGTTTTCTGTCCGGAGTTGCATTTTGGAATATAATGAATCTCGTAAG TTAGTTTTGGAAGTGAAAGAGAAGCTTAAGAAAGATCATCATTACCTTCCTGAGGGTAAAAATGGAAGAGACGATGAAGATATGATCCTCTGGTTCCTCAGGGACAGAAAGTTTTCCGTGGAAGATGCTATTGCAAAATTGATCAAAGCAATT AAATGGCGTCAAGAATTTGGAGTTTCTGAACTGACTGAAGATTCAGTGAAAACCATAGCTGAAACTGGAAAAGCCTATGTACATGACTTTCTCGATGTCAATGAGAGACCGGTACTCGTTGTAGTGGCATCCAAACATTTTCCTGAT GTGCATGATAGAACTGAAAATGAGAAGCTTTGTGTGTTTCTAATTGAAAAGGCATTGAGTAAGCTTCCACATGGGAGAGAAGAAATTCTTGGCATAATTGATCTTCGAGGCTTTGGTACCGAGAATGCAGATTTAAACTACTTAACATTCTTG CGGTTGGGCCAGGTCCTTTTTGTGGATGCTCCATTTGTGTTCAAGCCAATCTGGCAGCTTGTCAAGCCCTTGTTAAAATCATATGTTTCTCTG gtgaGGTTTTGCTCTGTGGAGACAGTGCGTAAGGAATATTTTGAAGGAGAGACGGTACCAGCCAACTTTAGAGACTGA
- the LOC107418430 gene encoding phosphatidylinositol transfer protein CSR1 isoform X1, whose amino-acid sequence MAVRLCNPLRLPSLPSISTCKSSRSRVFSVRSCILEYNESRKLVLEVKEKLKKDHHYLPEGKNGRDDEDMILWFLRDRKFSVEDAIAKLIKAIKWRQEFGVSELTEDSVKTIAETGKAYVHDFLDVNERPVLVVVASKHFPDVHDRTENEKLCVFLIEKALSKLPHGREEILGIIDLRGFGTENADLNYLTFLFDVFYYYYPKRLGQVLFVDAPFVFKPIWQLVKPLLKSYVSLVRFCSVETVRKEYFEGETVPANFRD is encoded by the exons ATGGCGGTCCGCTTGTGCAATCCCCTTCGCCTTCCTTCTCTACCTTCAATTTCTACCTGCAAATCCAGTAGAAGCCGCGTGTTTTCTGTCCGGAGTTGCATTTTGGAATATAATGAATCTCGTAAG TTAGTTTTGGAAGTGAAAGAGAAGCTTAAGAAAGATCATCATTACCTTCCTGAGGGTAAAAATGGAAGAGACGATGAAGATATGATCCTCTGGTTCCTCAGGGACAGAAAGTTTTCCGTGGAAGATGCTATTGCAAAATTGATCAAAGCAATT AAATGGCGTCAAGAATTTGGAGTTTCTGAACTGACTGAAGATTCAGTGAAAACCATAGCTGAAACTGGAAAAGCCTATGTACATGACTTTCTCGATGTCAATGAGAGACCGGTACTCGTTGTAGTGGCATCCAAACATTTTCCTGAT GTGCATGATAGAACTGAAAATGAGAAGCTTTGTGTGTTTCTAATTGAAAAGGCATTGAGTAAGCTTCCACATGGGAGAGAAGAAATTCTTGGCATAATTGATCTTCGAGGCTTTGGTACCGAGAATGCAGATTTAAACTACTTAACATTCTTG TTTGATGTGTTCTACTATTATTATCCAAAGCGGTTGGGCCAGGTCCTTTTTGTGGATGCTCCATTTGTGTTCAAGCCAATCTGGCAGCTTGTCAAGCCCTTGTTAAAATCATATGTTTCTCTG gtgaGGTTTTGCTCTGTGGAGACAGTGCGTAAGGAATATTTTGAAGGAGAGACGGTACCAGCCAACTTTAGAGACTGA
- the LOC107418429 gene encoding uncharacterized protein LOC107418429 has product MCERERERESGEMENPRLSMSVVMGLICVVGLCNAIESPQYTVAHTESEFEIRLYRESTWMSAPVREISFQKATRNGFHRLFQFIQGANLNFSRIAMTAPVLTSIVPGAGPLHSSAYFVRLYLPVKFQADPPTPLPELDLEPYPWDSRCVAVRKFSGFARDDNIVREAEKLAISLARSPWANSTSSETSYGYSIAQYNSPFRLIGRVNEVWVDIDASVVDGCKPIVIAIY; this is encoded by the exons atgtgtgagagagagagagagagagagagtggagaGATGGAGAATCCGAGGCTATCAATGTCGGTAGTGATGGGGTTGATTTGCGTTGTGGGTTTATGCAACGCGATCGAATCGCCGCAGTATACAGTGGCTCACACAGAATCTGAGTTCGAGATCAGACTCTATAGAGAATCCACTTGGATGTCTGCTCCTGTTCGAGAAATCTCTTTCCAGAAGGCCACCAGAAATGGATTTCATAG GTTATTCCAGTTTATTCAAGGTGCCAACCTAAATTTCTCTAGAATTGCAATGACAGCTCCCGTGTTGACAAGCATAGTACCAGGAGCTGGCCCTCTTCATTCATCAGCATATTTTGTTAGACTGTACTTGCCAGTGAAATTCCAAGCTGATCCACCGACACCGCTTCCTGAGCTAGACTTGGAACCTTATCCATGGGATAGTCGCTGTGTTGCTGTCAGGAAGTTCTCCGGATTTGCAAGGGATGATAACATTGTAAGAGAGGCAGAGAAACTTGCCATTAGCTTGGCCAGGTCTCCATGGGCAAACTCCACATCTTCTGAAACTAGCTATGGATACTCAATTGCACAATACAATTCTCCTTTTCGTTTAATTGGGCGTGTGAATGAAGTTTGGGTGGATATTGATGCTTCAGTAGTAGATGGCTGTAAACCCATTGTCATAGCTATATACTGA
- the LOC107418427 gene encoding LOW QUALITY PROTEIN: probable apyrase 7 (The sequence of the model RefSeq protein was modified relative to this genomic sequence to represent the inferred CDS: deleted 1 base in 1 codon) has translation MEPKSPSKLKLPVMGLFQYKRVLKLTVIVSVMVVILVGAYLAFKPGTSTSVLKGSYYTVVVDCGSSGTRINVYEWVANSSSKRELPILLRSYPDNSTHNSLWKSSCKYHCMQTEPGLDKSIGNSAGVRASLEPLIMWAENMVPFERRSSTPIFVLATAGLRRLAIEEAMGILEDVEAVVKDYSFMHRKSWIRVLSGKEEAYYGWVALNYKMGSLSNHSRSPNLGLLDLGGSSLQVVMEINDVKEETHLVRSKFGFTEHQILAYSLPAYGLNEAFDRTVAMLSHTQELRESTGGRLKLRHPCFGSDFVQNYTCYGCFRRNVANQKNLTSELLRSEYPSVYLVGEPNWEHCKLLARAAAVNSSSLDLPWTTAGEESKARFCADNDSGIINWTALAHPAARFHALSGFFVVYDMLNLHPRANLTKIWENGQQLCSGSWANFSSVSGNQHNAGQNCFRVPYVASLIEDALCLGDKEILFGPADVSWTLGAALVEGEFPWIATTISNGTLIVNMDVISSPIVIFVLLLCLVVIVYRSQVKLPMSGKKVAAPGAPGTSLPTYIHPKRRPN, from the exons ATGGAACCCAAATCTCCATCAAAACTCAAGCTCCCAGTCATGGGATTGTTTCAATACAAACGGGTGCTGAAACTAACTGTTATCGTTTCAGTCATGGTGGTGATTCTGGTCGGTGCCTACTTAGCATTTAAACCTGGAACTAGTACTAGTGTTCTTAAAGGTTCATATTATACAGTGGTTGTGGATTGTGGTAGCTCAGGAACCCGGATAAATGTGTATGAGTGGGTGGCAAATAGCTCAAGTAAGAGAGAGTTGCCAATTTTGCTGCGTTCTTATCCTGACAATTCAACCCATAATTCACTTTGGAAAAGTTCTTGCAAGTATCATTGCATGCAAACTGAGCCCGGTTTAGATAAATCCATTGGTAACTCAGCGGGAGTAAGAGCATCTTTGGAACCATTGATAATGTGGGCAGAAAATATGGTTCCTTTTGAAAGACGTAGCAGTACTCCTATATTTGTTTTAGCTACGGCTGGACTAAGACGTTTGGCAATAGAGGAAGCTATGGGGATCCTGGAGGATGTAGAGGCTGTTGTA AAGGATTATTCTTTTATGCATAGGAAAAGTTGGATAAGGGTGTTGAGTGGGAAAGAAGAAGCTTATTACGGTTGGGTTGCTTTGAATTATAAAATGGGGAGTTTGAGTAATCATTCGAGGTCACCTAACTTGGGACTTCTTGATTTGGGGGGCTCATCATTGCAGGTTGTTATGGAAATAAATGATGTGAAAGAAGAGACCCACTTGGTTAGGTCAAAATTTGGTTTTACTGAACATCAGATTTTAGCTTACTCATTGCCAGCGTATGGCTTGAATGAAGCATTTGATAGGACAGTTGCTATGCTCAGTCACACACAAGAACTTAGAGAAAGTACTGGTGGTAGATTAAAGCTGAGACATCCTTGTTTTGGTTCTGATTTTGTGCAGAATTACACCTGCTATGGTTGCTTCAGACGAAATGTTGCCAACCAGAAAAATTTGACTAGTGAATTGCTGAGATCTGAATATCCTTCTGTTTATTTAGTCGGAGAACCAAATTGGGAACATTGCAAACTTCTTGCACGGGCTGCTGCTGTAAATTCAAGCAGTTTAGATTTGCCTTGGACAACAGCTGGTGAAGAGTCTAAGGCAAGATTTTGTGCTGATAATG ATAGCGGTATAATCAACTGGACAGCCTTAGCCCATCCCGCTGCCCGCTTTCATGCTTTGTCTggattttttgttgtttatgacatgttgaatttgcatccAAGAGCCAACTTGACAAAGATTTGGGAGAATGGTCAGCAACTCTGCTCAGGATCATGGGCCAACTTCAGCAGTGTTTCAGGGAACCAACATAATGCTGGACAAAATTGTTTTCGAGTGCCTTATGTGGCATCACTCATTGAGGATGCTTTGTGTCTTGGTgataaagaaatattatttggtCCTGCAGATGTTTCTTGGACATTAGGAGCTGCCCTGGTTGAAGGAGAATTTCCATGGATAGCTACTACCATATCTAATGGCACTTTAATTGTAAATATGGATGTCATATCTTCTCCCATTGTGatatttgttttacttttatgtCTCGTAGTGATTGTTTATCGTAGTCAAGTCAAACTGCCCATGTCAGGTAAGAAGGTTGCTGCTCCTGGAGCTCCTGGAACATCTCTGCCTACCTACATTCATCCAAAACGAAGACCGAATTAA